In Mycobacterium branderi, the DNA window CACATCGGACAAGCCCGAAAACCCCACGCCGAGTAGGCGAATCGGCCCGATGTGGCGTGGGTCGAGCAGCAACCGGCGGGCCAGCGCGATCAGCGCGGCGGCGTCGGCGGTGGCGTAGGGCAGGGTCGCCGAGCGGGTCAGCGTGCTCATGTCGGACTTCTTCAACTTCACCGTGACGGTGCGGGCGCCGCGGCCGTCGCGGGTCAGTCGCCGATGGGCGTGCTCGGCGATCGGGCCGACGGCCTCCTGCAGCTCCTCGAGCGTAGTCAGGTCGGCGGGGAAGGTGGACTCGGCGCTGATCTGCTTGGCTTCGGCCCGTTCGGCGACCGGGCGCTCGTCGATGCCGCGGGCCAGCCGGTGCAACGCGGGCCCGATCGTGGCACCGAGAATGCTCGCCACCTCGGCTTCGTTCAGCGCCGCGAGCTGCCCGATGGTCTCGATGCCGAGTCGATGCAGCTTTTCCTCGGCGACCGGGCCTATCCCCCACAGCCGTCGCACCGGAAGGCCAGCGAGCAGCTGTGTTTCCTCGGCGCGGCGGACCACCCGGATGCCGTCGGGTTTGGCCATGCCCGAGGCGATCTTGGCGATCTGCTTGCCCGACCCGGCGCCGACGGAGGCCACCAAGCCCGTCTCGTCGCGCACCCGTCGCCGCAGCTGCTCGCAGAACTGCTCGACGTCGCCCGGCGAGGCTCCTGCCAGCTCCGCCGGCTCCGCGAATCCCTCGTCGAACGACAGCTGTTCGACGACCGGCACCACACCGCGGATGACGTCGAAAACCCGGCGGCTGGCCACCCCGTAGACGACGCCGCGTGGCGGCAGCACCACCGCATGGATGCCGACCAGTCGGCGCGCCTGATGCATCGGCATCGCTGACCGGGCGCCGAAAACTCGCGCTTCATAGCTGGCACCGGCCACCACCCCGCGCCCGCCCAGCCCGCCCACCAGCACGGGGCGGCCCCGCAACGTGGGCCGGGTCAGCTGCTCGACGGACGCGAAGAACGCGTCCATGTCGAAATGCAGCACCCACCGCGAGTCCACACTCGCAGATGCTATTGCGCTAACGTCTTGATTCGTGGCGATGAACCTGTGTCACCGCCGCAGTGAAGCCCGGTTGAGGAGCGACATGTCGACGGCCTGGTTGCGGCTGCGTCAGGAATGGCTGCAGCGTCTGGAATCCGACGAACGCTCCGCCGTGCTGGCCTGGGCGGCGTTTACCGTCACGTTCACCGGGCTGCGAGCACTGACCCACTGGATCCACGCCGGTCACGGCCCCTCGGGCGGCGGGATAAAGCTGGGCAACCGGCATTTTCACCACTACAACATCGGGATTGCGTTGCTGTCGGCGGTGGGTGCAGTGGGCCTGCGTGGATCGGACAGACAGCGGCGCCACCCTGTCGCGGCGGTGGCGTTCGGGGCGGCCAACGCGATGATCGTCGACGAGCTGGCGTTGCTGCTCGACCTCGAGGACGTCTACTGGAAGGCCGACGGACGCCAGAGTGTCGACGCCGCAATCGGTCTCATCGCCGCCGGCGCCACCGTCCTTGCGGGTATGCCGTTCTGGCCGTATGCGCGGCAGGCGTTACGACCAGACCGCTGATTCACACCTTCGCAATGCCCACCCGCACGCCGTCGCCGATTTCGACACCATCGGCGGGTGCACCGAATTCGAAACTGGTAGCCAGGATCTCGCCGGCGATGAGGTCGCGGTGCGCTTCTGCCCACTCGGCGCGTTCGGGGGGCACCGACATCACCACGCTGATCCGGTCGGACACGTCGAGACCGGTCGACTTGCGCAGCTCCTGCAATTCGCGGATGCGGTCCTTGGCCCATCCTTCGGCCTCCAGCTCGGGAGTCACGGTGCCGTCGAGCACCACCAGGCCGGCGCCGTCGGGCAGCGCCGCAGTGTAATCGGGGTCAGCGGCTACCAGCCGGGAGCTGTACTCGTCGGGTTGCAGCACCACAGGGCCGGCCGTCAGTGTGCCGTCGTCGTTCACGACGCCCTCGCCGGCCTTGACCGCCTTGATGGCT includes these proteins:
- a CDS encoding DNA polymerase IV → MDSRWVLHFDMDAFFASVEQLTRPTLRGRPVLVGGLGGRGVVAGASYEARVFGARSAMPMHQARRLVGIHAVVLPPRGVVYGVASRRVFDVIRGVVPVVEQLSFDEGFAEPAELAGASPGDVEQFCEQLRRRVRDETGLVASVGAGSGKQIAKIASGMAKPDGIRVVRRAEETQLLAGLPVRRLWGIGPVAEEKLHRLGIETIGQLAALNEAEVASILGATIGPALHRLARGIDERPVAERAEAKQISAESTFPADLTTLEELQEAVGPIAEHAHRRLTRDGRGARTVTVKLKKSDMSTLTRSATLPYATADAAALIALARRLLLDPRHIGPIRLLGVGFSGLSDVLQEPLFPDLEPAAETSHADHAADTPAQPDTTTWRIGDDVTHHDFGHGWVQGAGHGVVTVRFETRSTGPGPARTFATDTGDLAAANPVDSLDWPDYVAALVESAPAVDDVAER